A genomic stretch from Komagataeibacter xylinus includes:
- the trbF gene encoding conjugal transfer protein TrbF — MFRRPTIRFGRTPEPETPYHKAAQVWDDRIGSARVQARNWRLAFFGCLALSGGLSAGLVWQSARGTITPWVVQIDRLGQAQAVGPATAAYRPTDPQIAWYLARFISEVRGIPADPVVLRQNWLDAYNYVTDRGALALNDYARTNDPFGKLGRMQVAVEIASVIRASDDSFRVEWIERRYVDGALASTERWSALLTLVVTTPTDAERLRKNPLGIYIHALNWSRELG, encoded by the coding sequence ATGTTCCGCCGCCCCACTATACGGTTCGGCAGAACGCCGGAACCGGAAACGCCCTATCACAAGGCAGCCCAGGTCTGGGACGACCGCATCGGCTCGGCTCGTGTCCAGGCCCGTAACTGGCGACTGGCGTTCTTCGGTTGCCTGGCATTGAGCGGAGGGCTTTCCGCCGGGCTGGTCTGGCAGTCGGCGCGGGGCACCATTACGCCATGGGTGGTACAGATCGACCGGTTGGGCCAGGCGCAGGCCGTCGGTCCGGCAACCGCCGCCTATCGGCCGACCGATCCGCAGATCGCCTGGTATCTGGCGCGCTTCATCTCCGAGGTGCGCGGCATCCCGGCCGATCCGGTGGTCCTGCGGCAGAACTGGCTCGACGCCTATAATTACGTCACCGATCGCGGCGCGCTGGCCCTGAACGATTATGCCCGCACCAACGATCCGTTCGGCAAGCTCGGCAGGATGCAGGTGGCGGTCGAGATTGCCAGCGTGATCCGTGCCTCCGACGACAGTTTCCGGGTGGAGTGGATTGAGCGCCGCTATGTCGATGGCGCGCTGGCCTCGACCGAACGCTGGAGCGCGCTCCTGACCCTTGTCGTCACCACCCCCACCGATGCCGAGCGGCTGCGCAAGAATCCGCTCGGCATCTACATTCACGCCCTTAACTGGTCCAGGGAACTCGGCTGA
- the trbL gene encoding P-type conjugative transfer protein TrbL produces the protein MQQGTGVIDNFLAIFTQYIDSGFGLVQGDVHWLAATLITIDITLAGLFWTLAPDEDVLARLIRKTLFIGMFAFIIGNFNGLARIIYESFAGLGIEAGGGHLTQAQLLQPGRLAQVGIDAGKPILTSISSLVGFVAIFNNAIQIVVLLLAWLIVVISFFVMAIQLFVALIEFKLTTLAGFVLVPFGLFGRTAFLAEKVLGNVVSSGIKVLMLAVIVGIGSTVFGQFTSGFNNPPTINDALTLILASLTLLGLTVFGPALANGLIAGGPQLGAGSAVATAAGVVGAGVAAASGAGLAVGAAAAAVRGGAFVAGGTTAAYQAGGAAGVAKAGLSAAASPLRRAMASVRTSYQAGGAAATGGATASGAGGASAGKPPPWASRMQRNNRIKGGADAAAQAIKGGDRPSGGHDVDLSEGE, from the coding sequence ATGCAGCAGGGCACCGGCGTCATCGACAATTTCCTTGCCATCTTCACCCAATATATCGATTCCGGCTTCGGTCTGGTGCAGGGCGACGTTCACTGGCTCGCCGCCACCCTGATCACGATCGACATCACCCTGGCCGGGCTGTTCTGGACGCTGGCGCCGGACGAGGACGTACTGGCGCGGCTGATCCGCAAGACCCTGTTCATAGGCATGTTTGCCTTCATCATCGGGAATTTTAACGGTCTCGCCCGCATCATCTATGAATCCTTCGCAGGCCTCGGCATCGAGGCTGGTGGTGGCCATCTCACCCAGGCGCAGCTTCTCCAGCCGGGGCGGCTGGCGCAGGTCGGCATCGATGCCGGCAAGCCGATCCTGACCTCGATTTCCTCGCTGGTCGGTTTCGTGGCCATCTTCAACAACGCAATCCAGATCGTGGTGCTGCTGCTCGCCTGGCTGATCGTGGTCATCAGTTTCTTTGTCATGGCGATCCAGCTTTTCGTGGCGCTGATCGAGTTCAAGCTGACCACACTCGCAGGCTTCGTGCTGGTGCCCTTCGGCCTGTTCGGTCGCACCGCCTTCCTCGCCGAGAAGGTGCTGGGCAATGTCGTCTCGTCCGGGATCAAGGTGCTGATGCTGGCCGTCATCGTCGGCATCGGCTCGACGGTGTTCGGCCAGTTCACCAGTGGTTTCAACAACCCGCCCACCATCAATGATGCGCTGACCCTGATTCTCGCCTCCCTGACGCTGCTCGGCCTGACCGTGTTCGGACCGGCATTGGCCAACGGGCTGATCGCCGGTGGTCCGCAGTTGGGGGCTGGCTCCGCTGTCGCCACGGCGGCTGGTGTGGTCGGCGCTGGTGTGGCTGCCGCATCCGGGGCCGGACTGGCCGTGGGGGCCGCGGCCGCCGCCGTGCGTGGCGGGGCCTTTGTCGCGGGCGGCACGACCGCCGCCTATCAGGCCGGAGGTGCGGCAGGTGTCGCGAAGGCCGGATTGTCCGCTGCCGCCAGCCCGTTGCGCCGCGCCATGGCCAGTGTCCGCACCAGTTATCAGGCCGGCGGAGCCGCCGCCACGGGCGGTGCGACCGCTTCTGGCGCTGGCGGAGCTTCTGCCGGCAAGCCGCCGCCCTGGGCCAGCCGGATGCAGCGCAACAACCGGATCAAAGGCGGGGCTGATGCCGCTGCGCAGGCGATCAAAGGCGGCGACCGGCCCAGCGGCGGCCATGACGTCGATCTCTCGGAAGGAGAATAG
- the trbK-alt gene encoding putative entry exclusion protein TrbK-alt: MRWPRLSPPIVFRLAAVGLVVLIIVAASLHLRHIPRDVGVPDLGPPGSRDRLAVGLARCQALGMKADGDPACEAIWAENRKRFFAPETAR, encoded by the coding sequence ATGCGCTGGCCACGTCTCTCCCCGCCGATCGTCTTCCGGCTGGCTGCCGTCGGGCTGGTCGTTCTGATCATCGTGGCCGCAAGCCTTCATCTCCGGCATATCCCCCGTGACGTCGGCGTGCCGGATCTTGGGCCGCCGGGGTCTCGTGACCGGTTGGCCGTCGGTCTCGCGCGCTGCCAGGCCCTCGGCATGAAGGCCGACGGCGATCCGGCTTGCGAAGCGATCTGGGCCGAGAACCGCAAGCGCTTCTTTGCGCCCGAAACCGCACGGTGA
- the trbJ gene encoding P-type conjugative transfer protein TrbJ: MKNMPTMKSVFVSGVALVLPFSVSAPAHAQWAVYDGANHVQSVLIAARALQQVNQQAQSLLNEATMLENQARNLANLPLSVLSPLEQSIQQTEQIVGQARGLSYNLTSIDQAFSQTYPQALGSPSSATQMTADAQTRWQNARGAYQDGLRVQTGAVQNLDATRSQIDSLVTSSQSATGALQAAQSGNQLTALQTRQLADLTAVVTAMGRAQALDGARQVEGEEQGRAQLANFLNYGAGYTSGSAQMFH, translated from the coding sequence ATGAAAAACATGCCGACAATGAAATCAGTTTTCGTGTCCGGCGTTGCTCTGGTGCTGCCGTTTTCCGTGAGTGCGCCAGCCCATGCGCAATGGGCAGTCTATGACGGGGCCAATCATGTGCAGAGCGTCCTGATTGCCGCTCGGGCACTGCAGCAGGTCAACCAGCAGGCGCAGAGCCTGCTCAACGAAGCGACCATGCTGGAGAACCAGGCCCGCAATCTCGCGAACCTCCCGCTCTCCGTCCTGTCGCCGCTGGAGCAATCAATCCAGCAGACGGAGCAGATCGTCGGCCAGGCGCGAGGGCTCTCCTATAACCTGACCAGTATCGATCAGGCATTTTCGCAGACCTACCCGCAGGCGCTCGGCAGCCCGTCCTCGGCGACGCAGATGACCGCCGACGCGCAGACGCGATGGCAGAACGCGCGGGGTGCCTATCAGGACGGGCTGCGCGTGCAGACCGGCGCGGTGCAGAATCTTGATGCCACGCGCAGCCAGATCGACAGTCTGGTCACCTCGAGCCAGTCCGCGACCGGCGCCCTGCAGGCCGCGCAATCGGGCAACCAGCTGACCGCGCTGCAGACGCGCCAGCTTGCCGACCTCACCGCAGTCGTCACGGCGATGGGCCGCGCCCAGGCGCTGGACGGTGCGCGTCAGGTCGAAGGCGAGGAACAGGGCCGGGCACAACTGGCGAATTTCCTCAATTACGGCGCCGGCTACACCTCCGGCTCCGCGCAGATGTTCCATTGA
- the trbE gene encoding conjugal transfer protein TrbE codes for MMNLAEYRHRRDRLADFLPWAALVARGVVLNKDGAFQRTARFRGPDLDSSTASELVAITSRLNNALRRLGSGWAIFVEAQRRQARGYPSSPFPDPASELVDAERRAQFEEEGAHYESRYFLTLVWLPPADDAARAEAWLYENRARGGSDWQAVVAGFIDQTDRVLALLDGFMPEADWPDDGETLTYLHSCISTRLQRVRVPEIPMHLDAILVDEELTGGLEPRLGDAHLRTLTITGFPTQTWPGLLDELNRLAFPYRWSTRAICLDRTDATRALGKIRRQWFAKRKSIMAILKEVMTNEASVLLDSDAANKAADADAALQELGTDQVGQAYVTATVTVWDEDPAVAADRLRLVEKTIQGRDFTCMRETVNALEAWFGSLPGHVYANVRQPCVSTLNLAHMIPLSAVWAGPERDGHFAAPPLFYARTEGSTPFRFALHVGDVGHTLIAGPTGAGKSVLLAFMAMQFRRYAGAQIFAFDFGGSIRAATLAMGGDWHDLGGALAQDGNEPVALQPLARIDEPGERAWAAEWVATLLEREGITVAPDLKEHLWSALTSLASAPVAERTLTGLSALLQSLALKQALQPYCVGGPWGSLLDAEHERLGVADIQSFEIEGLIGSGAASTVLSYLFHRIEDRFDGSPTLLIIDEGWLALDDRAFAGQLREWLKTLRKKNASVIFATQSLADIDASPIAPALIESCPTRVFLPNDRALEPQIAAIYRRFGLNDRQIEILSRATPKRDYYCQSRRGNRLFDLGLSEVALAFTAASSPADQAAIDRIFARHGRDGFAAAWLMHKGVEWAVEMLNPGEGS; via the coding sequence ATGATGAACCTTGCCGAATACCGCCATCGTCGCGACCGTCTCGCCGATTTTCTGCCCTGGGCGGCGCTGGTCGCCAGAGGCGTGGTGCTGAACAAGGATGGCGCCTTCCAGCGCACCGCGCGCTTTCGCGGTCCGGACCTGGACTCCTCGACCGCATCCGAACTGGTCGCGATCACGTCCCGCCTGAACAACGCCCTACGGCGGCTCGGCTCCGGCTGGGCCATTTTCGTGGAGGCGCAGCGCCGACAAGCGCGGGGCTATCCTTCCAGCCCGTTCCCCGATCCGGCCTCCGAACTGGTCGACGCCGAGCGTCGGGCGCAGTTCGAGGAAGAGGGTGCCCATTACGAGAGCCGCTATTTCCTCACCCTGGTCTGGCTGCCACCGGCGGACGACGCCGCCCGCGCGGAGGCCTGGCTCTACGAGAACCGCGCCCGTGGCGGCTCCGACTGGCAGGCCGTGGTCGCGGGATTCATTGATCAGACCGACCGGGTGCTGGCGCTACTCGACGGCTTCATGCCGGAAGCCGACTGGCCCGATGACGGCGAAACCCTGACCTATCTCCACTCCTGCATCTCCACCCGCCTGCAGCGGGTCCGGGTGCCAGAAATCCCGATGCACCTCGATGCCATCCTGGTGGACGAGGAACTGACCGGCGGGCTGGAGCCGCGCCTGGGTGACGCCCATTTGCGCACGCTCACAATTACCGGCTTTCCCACCCAGACCTGGCCGGGGCTGCTGGACGAGCTGAACCGGCTGGCCTTTCCCTATCGCTGGTCGACGCGGGCGATCTGTCTCGACCGCACTGACGCGACCAGAGCGCTGGGCAAGATCCGGCGGCAATGGTTCGCCAAGCGCAAATCGATCATGGCCATCCTCAAGGAGGTGATGACCAACGAGGCGTCGGTGCTGCTGGATTCCGATGCCGCCAACAAGGCCGCCGATGCCGATGCGGCGTTGCAGGAACTCGGCACCGATCAGGTCGGGCAGGCCTATGTCACCGCCACCGTCACGGTGTGGGACGAGGATCCGGCGGTCGCCGCCGATCGGCTGCGTCTGGTGGAGAAGACCATCCAGGGCCGCGATTTCACCTGCATGCGCGAGACGGTGAACGCACTCGAAGCCTGGTTCGGCAGCCTGCCGGGCCATGTCTACGCCAATGTCCGCCAGCCCTGCGTCTCCACCCTGAACCTCGCGCACATGATCCCGCTCTCTGCGGTGTGGGCCGGACCGGAGCGGGACGGGCACTTTGCCGCCCCGCCGTTATTTTATGCCCGTACCGAGGGTTCTACGCCGTTCCGCTTTGCACTCCACGTCGGCGATGTTGGCCACACGCTGATCGCCGGGCCGACCGGTGCCGGCAAGTCGGTGCTGCTGGCCTTCATGGCGATGCAGTTTCGTCGCTATGCCGGGGCGCAGATCTTCGCCTTCGATTTCGGTGGCTCGATCCGCGCGGCAACGCTTGCGATGGGCGGCGACTGGCACGATCTCGGCGGCGCGCTGGCGCAGGACGGGAACGAACCCGTCGCGTTGCAGCCGCTGGCGCGCATCGACGAGCCAGGCGAACGGGCCTGGGCGGCGGAATGGGTCGCGACATTACTGGAGCGCGAGGGGATCACTGTCGCGCCCGATCTCAAGGAGCATCTGTGGTCGGCGCTGACCTCGCTGGCCTCGGCCCCGGTTGCGGAACGCACCCTCACCGGCCTGTCGGCGCTGCTCCAGTCGCTGGCGCTGAAACAGGCGTTGCAGCCTTATTGTGTCGGCGGGCCGTGGGGTAGCCTGCTCGACGCCGAGCATGAGCGGCTGGGCGTCGCCGATATCCAGTCCTTCGAAATCGAGGGGCTGATCGGCTCGGGTGCCGCGTCCACCGTGCTGTCCTATCTGTTCCATCGTATCGAGGACCGGTTTGACGGCAGCCCGACGCTGCTGATCATCGATGAGGGCTGGCTGGCGCTGGACGATCGCGCCTTTGCCGGGCAGTTGCGGGAATGGCTGAAGACGCTGCGCAAGAAGAACGCTTCCGTCATCTTCGCCACCCAGTCGCTGGCCGATATCGATGCCAGCCCGATCGCCCCCGCGCTGATCGAGAGCTGCCCGACGCGGGTGTTCCTGCCCAATGACCGGGCGCTGGAGCCGCAGATCGCCGCGATCTATCGCCGCTTCGGGTTGAACGATCGCCAGATCGAGATCCTCAGCCGGGCGACACCCAAGCGCGATTATTACTGCCAGTCCCGGCGGGGCAACCGGCTGTTCGATCTCGGCCTGTCCGAGGTGGCGCTGGCCTTCACCGCCGCGTCCTCGCCCGCCGACCAGGCCGCCATCGACCGGATCTTTGCCCGGCATGGGCGCGACGGGTTCGCGGCGGCATGGCTAATGCACAAAGGTGTTGAGTGGGCGGTGGAGATGCTCAATCCGGGAGAGGGATCATGA
- a CDS encoding VirB3 family type IV secretion system protein, with the protein MEPDSIPGFTAPVHRALIEPILLGGAPRTVAIVTGTLSAAIGLGLRLWIAGGIFWLVGHLAAVWAAKRDPAFVDVVRRHLRYPTHMVG; encoded by the coding sequence ATGGAGCCGGACAGCATTCCCGGCTTCACCGCCCCGGTGCATCGCGCCCTGATCGAGCCGATCCTGCTCGGCGGGGCGCCGCGCACGGTGGCGATCGTCACCGGCACGCTGTCGGCAGCGATCGGCCTCGGCCTGCGGCTGTGGATCGCCGGTGGGATCTTCTGGCTGGTCGGCCATCTCGCCGCCGTCTGGGCCGCCAAGCGAGATCCCGCCTTCGTCGACGTGGTGCGCCGGCACCTGCGCTATCCCACCCATATGGTCGGATGA
- a CDS encoding TrbC/VirB2 family protein: MTSMIALRRRFPVAGATLSLALLSAPAYASGSSMPWETPLNEILESVQGPVAKIISVIIITVTGLTLAFGETSGGFRRLIQIVFGLSIAFAASSFFLSFFSFSGGALI, translated from the coding sequence ATGACAAGCATGATTGCCCTGCGCCGCCGCTTTCCCGTGGCTGGCGCCACGCTCTCGCTCGCCCTGCTGTCGGCGCCGGCCTACGCCTCGGGCTCCAGCATGCCGTGGGAAACCCCGCTCAACGAGATACTGGAATCCGTGCAGGGGCCGGTGGCCAAGATCATCTCGGTGATCATCATTACCGTGACCGGTCTGACCCTGGCCTTCGGGGAGACCTCGGGCGGCTTCCGCCGCCTGATCCAGATCGTCTTCGGCCTGTCGATCGCCTTTGCCGCGTCCAGCTTCTTCCTGTCCTTCTTCTCCTTCTCGGGCGGGGCGCTGATCTGA
- the trbB gene encoding P-type conjugative transfer ATPase TrbB, producing MTVAPFRSEAVARGTRMLRTALGSAIAGHLDDPSIVEVMLNPDGRLWIDRLASGMEDTGTRITPADAERIVRLVAHHVGVEVHPASPRVSAELPGSGERFEGLVPPVVAAPCFAIRRPAVAVFSLDDYVTAGIMTAAQAAFLRRAVAERQNILVAGGTSTGKTTLVNALLAEIAQTGDRVVLIEDTRELQCAAPNLVALRTRDGAASLSDLVRSSLRLRPDRIPIGEVRGAEALDLLKAWGTGHPGGVGTLHAGSAIGALRRLEQLIQEAVVTVPRALIAETIDVIAVLSGRGSARRLAELATVRGLTPDGDYILASAGDPP from the coding sequence ATGACCGTTGCGCCTTTCCGTTCCGAAGCCGTTGCCCGGGGCACGCGCATGCTGCGCACTGCCCTTGGGTCGGCGATTGCCGGGCATCTTGATGATCCGTCGATCGTCGAGGTGATGCTCAATCCGGACGGCCGACTGTGGATCGACCGGCTCGCCAGCGGGATGGAGGATACCGGCACCCGGATCACGCCTGCCGACGCCGAGCGGATCGTCCGTCTTGTCGCCCATCATGTCGGGGTCGAGGTGCATCCCGCCAGCCCCCGCGTCTCCGCCGAACTGCCGGGCAGCGGGGAGCGGTTCGAAGGGTTGGTGCCCCCGGTGGTGGCAGCACCGTGCTTCGCCATCCGGCGTCCGGCGGTCGCGGTGTTCTCGCTCGACGATTATGTGACTGCCGGCATCATGACCGCCGCACAGGCCGCGTTTCTGCGCCGTGCCGTCGCCGAGCGTCAGAATATTCTCGTTGCCGGCGGCACCTCCACCGGCAAGACCACGCTGGTCAACGCCCTGCTGGCCGAGATCGCGCAGACCGGCGACCGGGTGGTGCTGATCGAGGACACCCGCGAACTGCAATGCGCCGCGCCCAACCTGGTTGCCCTGCGCACCAGAGACGGCGCGGCCTCGCTCTCCGACCTGGTGCGCTCCTCGCTGCGTCTGCGCCCCGACCGGATTCCGATCGGCGAGGTGCGCGGCGCCGAAGCGCTCGACCTGCTCAAGGCCTGGGGCACCGGTCATCCCGGCGGGGTCGGCACCCTGCACGCCGGGTCTGCGATCGGCGCCCTGCGCCGGTTGGAGCAGTTGATCCAGGAAGCCGTCGTCACTGTACCGCGCGCCCTGATCGCCGAGACGATCGACGTCATCGCGGTGCTGTCCGGGCGCGGCAGCGCGCGGCGGCTGGCCGAACTCGCCACTGTCCGGGGCCTGACCCCGGACGGGGACTACATCCTCGCATCCGCCGGAGATCCGCCATGA
- a CDS encoding SOS response-associated peptidase: MCNLYSMTSNPQAIREIAKVLEDRTGNLQPLPEIWPNTMAPVVRNGDNGRELVMARWGMPTPPGYLRGHKVDRGVTNIRNPTSTWWKCWEGVAHRCLVPLTAFSEPERLPDGKSRPVWFARSDGEPLAFFAGIWCRWTSVRKLADGETTDDLFGFLTTDANRDVGAVHPKAMPVILTQPDELDVWMNAPAVEALCLQRPLPDGVLACVEEPRPFG, translated from the coding sequence ATGTGCAATCTCTATTCCATGACCTCCAACCCGCAGGCGATCAGGGAGATCGCGAAAGTCCTTGAGGATCGCACAGGCAATCTTCAGCCGTTGCCCGAGATCTGGCCGAATACGATGGCACCGGTCGTGCGGAATGGCGACAATGGTCGCGAACTGGTCATGGCGCGCTGGGGCATGCCGACACCGCCCGGTTATCTCAGGGGGCACAAGGTCGATCGTGGTGTCACCAACATCCGCAATCCGACCTCGACATGGTGGAAGTGCTGGGAAGGTGTTGCCCATCGCTGTCTGGTGCCGCTGACCGCCTTCTCGGAACCGGAGCGTCTGCCCGACGGGAAATCGCGGCCGGTGTGGTTTGCCCGCAGCGACGGAGAGCCATTGGCCTTCTTTGCCGGGATCTGGTGTCGTTGGACGTCAGTGCGGAAACTGGCTGATGGAGAGACGACGGATGACCTGTTCGGGTTTCTGACCACCGACGCCAACCGGGACGTAGGAGCGGTCCATCCGAAGGCCATGCCAGTGATCCTGACGCAGCCGGACGAACTGGATGTATGGATGAACGCGCCGGCAGTAGAGGCTCTGTGCCTTCAGCGGCCGCTGCCGGATGGCGTGCTTGCTTGTGTCGAAGAGCCGCGTCCGTTCGGATGA
- a CDS encoding ATP-dependent helicase yields the protein MNPEPSPASGSDDYLSRLNDAQRQAVTHGTGVSPGGADSSPLLVIAGAGSGKTNTLAHRVAHLIASGADPRRILLLTFSRRASVEMTRCVERICKTVLGDKAGPLADALAWAGTFHSIGARLLREYAQQIGMDPAFSIHDREDSADLMNLIRHDLGFSKTEKRFPGKGTCLAIYSRVVNSGAPLADVLLKHYPWCAGWEVQLKQLFAGYVTAKQEQGVLDYDDLLLCWAQMVSDPVLAADIGGKWDHVLVDEYQDTNRLQADILLGMKPDGSGLTVVGDDAQSIYAFRAATVRNILDFPASFDPPARVVTLDRNYRSTKPILDAANAVIGEAAERFTKDLWTDRASEEKPRLVTIWDDTAQANYIADRVLEEREAGTPMKQQAVLFRASHHSGTLEVELTRRNIPFVKFGGLKFLDSAHVKDVLALLRFAQNPRDRIAGFRVLQLLLGVGPSSARRVLDTMGESAHPFEALKDVKAPQRSGEVWTGFVNLLTAVGSHQVGWPGEIAAVRYWYEPHLERLHEDASTRLADLVQLEQIAGGYPSREKFLTELTLDPPDVTSDQAGVPLLDEDYLILSTIHSAKGQEWKNVFVMNAVDGCIPSDLATGEKDDIEEERRLLYVAMTRAKDSLDIMVPQRFYVHGQHSRGDRHVYASRTRFIDRDMLPLFQSVAWPVVKPEEQVRQEAVKSVRIDMAARLRGMWS from the coding sequence TTGAATCCAGAACCTTCTCCCGCTTCGGGCAGCGACGATTATCTGTCCCGTCTGAATGACGCCCAGCGACAGGCGGTCACGCATGGGACCGGAGTCTCGCCGGGCGGGGCGGACTCTTCTCCGTTGCTGGTCATCGCGGGCGCGGGATCGGGCAAGACCAACACGCTGGCGCATCGGGTGGCCCATCTGATCGCCTCGGGCGCCGATCCGCGCCGCATCCTGCTGCTGACCTTCTCCCGGCGCGCCAGTGTCGAGATGACGCGATGTGTGGAGCGCATTTGCAAAACGGTGCTGGGAGACAAGGCTGGTCCTCTGGCCGACGCGCTGGCCTGGGCCGGGACGTTCCATTCCATCGGTGCCCGGCTGCTGCGGGAGTATGCCCAGCAGATCGGTATGGATCCGGCCTTCTCGATCCATGACCGGGAGGATTCCGCTGATCTGATGAATCTGATCCGCCATGATCTGGGTTTTTCGAAAACCGAAAAGCGGTTCCCCGGCAAAGGCACGTGTCTGGCCATCTATTCCCGTGTGGTGAATTCCGGCGCACCGCTCGCCGATGTGCTGCTGAAGCACTACCCATGGTGCGCGGGTTGGGAAGTCCAGTTGAAACAGCTCTTTGCAGGCTATGTCACGGCCAAACAGGAACAGGGTGTTCTGGATTACGACGATCTGCTCCTGTGCTGGGCGCAGATGGTCAGCGATCCGGTGCTTGCCGCCGACATCGGCGGCAAATGGGATCATGTGCTGGTTGATGAGTATCAGGATACCAACCGGCTGCAGGCAGACATCCTGCTAGGCATGAAACCCGACGGGAGCGGGTTGACGGTGGTGGGCGATGACGCGCAGTCGATCTACGCCTTCCGGGCCGCGACCGTGCGCAACATTCTTGATTTTCCGGCGTCCTTCGATCCACCGGCCCGTGTAGTGACGCTGGATAGGAACTATCGTTCCACGAAACCCATTTTGGATGCGGCCAATGCCGTGATCGGAGAAGCAGCCGAGCGTTTCACCAAGGATCTGTGGACCGACCGGGCGTCGGAAGAAAAGCCGCGACTGGTCACCATATGGGATGACACCGCCCAGGCGAACTACATCGCCGATCGGGTCCTGGAAGAGCGTGAGGCCGGGACACCGATGAAGCAGCAGGCCGTGCTGTTCCGGGCTTCGCACCATAGCGGCACGCTGGAGGTGGAACTGACCCGGCGGAACATTCCGTTCGTGAAATTTGGCGGTCTGAAGTTTCTCGACAGTGCGCATGTGAAAGATGTGCTGGCGCTATTGCGCTTTGCCCAGAACCCGCGCGATCGCATCGCGGGCTTCCGGGTGTTGCAGCTTTTGCTAGGCGTGGGGCCAAGTTCGGCCCGGCGCGTGCTGGATACGATGGGCGAGAGTGCGCATCCCTTCGAGGCGCTGAAGGATGTCAAAGCGCCACAACGCAGCGGCGAGGTCTGGACGGGTTTCGTGAACCTGCTGACAGCCGTTGGCAGCCATCAGGTCGGCTGGCCCGGTGAGATCGCGGCCGTCCGGTACTGGTATGAGCCGCATCTGGAGCGGCTGCATGAGGACGCCTCCACCCGTCTGGCTGATCTGGTGCAGCTTGAGCAGATCGCCGGCGGCTATCCGTCACGCGAGAAGTTCCTGACCGAACTGACGCTGGACCCGCCGGATGTCACGTCCGATCAGGCTGGCGTGCCGCTGCTGGACGAGGACTATCTGATCCTCTCCACCATTCATTCCGCCAAGGGGCAGGAATGGAAGAATGTCTTCGTGATGAATGCTGTGGATGGCTGCATTCCGTCCGATCTGGCCACCGGTGAGAAGGATGACATCGAGGAGGAACGTCGCCTGCTCTATGTGGCCATGACAAGGGCGAAGGACAGTCTCGATATCATGGTGCCGCAGCGTTTCTATGTGCACGGTCAGCACAGTCGGGGCGACCGGCATGTCTATGCCTCGCGCACACGTTTCATCGACCGGGACATGCTGCCTCTGTTTCAGTCAGTGGCGTGGCCGGTCGTGAAACCGGAGGAACAGGTCCGGCAGGAGGCGGTGAAATCCGTAAGGATCGATATGGCGGCCAGATTACGCGGCATGTGGTCATAA
- a CDS encoding ImuA family protein — protein sequence MTAETHKKPGLETLQAAINRLEGHSDRRRTVLPFGVCEIDSRLPGGGLALGALHEVAGGGNDALHSAAAGQFCAGIAARTPGKVLWIVTRQDVFAPSLKQVGLSARRTIFVEACSDVDVLACFEEGLRHGGLGAVVAEVARLSMTASRRLQLAAETSGSLGIAIRRWRRQTDAADFGQPTASVTRWRVSVLPSVSLPVPGVGRPRWLLELIRARAGECADFEVEACDGKGRLAPGRLSLPAALADGSDQEAAGQRRASA from the coding sequence ATGACTGCTGAAACCCATAAAAAACCCGGTCTGGAGACGCTGCAGGCGGCGATCAACCGTCTCGAAGGGCACAGCGACCGACGCCGCACGGTGCTGCCCTTTGGTGTGTGCGAGATCGACAGCCGCCTGCCCGGTGGCGGGCTGGCTCTGGGCGCGCTGCATGAAGTGGCAGGCGGAGGCAACGACGCCCTTCACAGTGCGGCCGCCGGTCAGTTCTGCGCCGGAATTGCAGCCCGCACGCCCGGCAAGGTGCTCTGGATTGTCACCCGTCAGGACGTATTCGCTCCCTCCCTGAAACAGGTGGGGCTGTCGGCACGGCGAACGATCTTTGTCGAAGCCTGTTCGGACGTCGATGTGCTGGCCTGTTTCGAGGAAGGGCTGCGACATGGCGGCCTCGGGGCCGTTGTGGCCGAGGTGGCGCGTCTGTCCATGACGGCCTCACGCCGCCTGCAACTGGCGGCCGAAACGTCTGGTTCGCTTGGCATCGCGATCCGCCGCTGGCGGCGGCAGACCGACGCGGCGGATTTCGGCCAGCCGACCGCCAGTGTGACCCGCTGGCGGGTCTCCGTCCTGCCGTCCGTGTCGTTGCCGGTTCCCGGTGTGGGAAGACCGCGCTGGTTGCTGGAACTGATCCGCGCCCGTGCGGGCGAATGTGCCGATTTTGAAGTGGAGGCCTGTGATGGCAAAGGGAGACTGGCACCGGGTCGTCTCTCTTTACCTGCCGCTCTGGCCGACGGATCGGATCAGGAAGCGGCTGGGCAAAGACGCGCCAGCGCCTGA